One Glycine max cultivar Williams 82 chromosome 6, Glycine_max_v4.0, whole genome shotgun sequence DNA segment encodes these proteins:
- the LOC100818090 gene encoding E2F transcription factor-like E2FE isoform X4, whose amino-acid sequence MTSLSTHHTYSRKQKSLGLLCTNFLSLYNKEGVRLVGLDDAASRLGVERRRIYDIVNVLESVGVLTRKAKNQYTWKGFCAIPAALQELKDEGLKENPGSFDDSNDNAKVSDDEEEEEETFPNINIGSQSEKENPDYTATVKSSKNENRREKSLALLTQNFVKLFVCSNFEMISLDEAAKLLLGNANNRTKVRRLYDIANVLSSMNLIEKTHTTNTRKPAFRWLGVRGKTWGGSVDLAQNSNVKESRKRMFGTDIGNISFKRNKVDLSMDGQNSKMQNQHENISPRAQLEKIIIKKDAKQTSESYQFGPFAPAYVPKVGTSENNSVKKVHDWDSLAQEHRPQYQNQG is encoded by the exons ATGACTTCTTTGTCTACCCATCACACCTATAGCCGAAAGCAAAAATCTCTCGGCCTCCTCTGCACcaa TTTTCTGAGTTTGTACAACAAAGAAGGTGTGCGCCTGGTCGGTCTCGATGACGCAGCTTCGCGGTTAGGTGTAGAAAGACGTCGGATCTACGACATCGTTAATGTTTTAGAGAGTGTCGGT gTGCTAACCAGAAAAGCTAAGAATCAGTATACTTGGAAAGGATTTTGTGCAATTCCTGCTGCCTTACAAGAACTTAAG GATGAAGGTTTGAAGGAGAATCCTGGATCATTTGATGACTCCAATGACAATGCAAAA GTGTCTGAtgatgaggaggaggaagaagaaacaTTTCCTAATATTAACATTGGGAGTCAGAGTGAGAAGGAAAATCCTGATTACACTGCTACTGTCAAATCCTCCAAGAAtg AAAACAGAAGGGAAAAATCTCTGGCATTGCTTACTCAGAATTTTGTCAAGCTTTTTGTCTGCTCTAAT TTTGAAATGATCTCCCTTGACGAAGCTGCAAAGTTGTTGCTTGGAAATGCCAACAATAGAA CAAAAGTCAGACGTCTATATGATATTGCGAATGTGTTATCCTCCATGAACCTAATCGAGAAG ACCCATACAACAAACACAAGAAAACCAGCATTCAGGTGGTTGGGTGTGAGGGGAAAAACATGGGGTGGATCAGTTGACTTggctcaaaattcaaatgtcaAAGAGTCACGGAAAAGGATGTTTGGAACTGACATTGGAAACATAAGTTTTAAAAGGAACAAAGTTGATTTGTCCATGGATGGCCAGAATTCTAAAATGCAAAATCAACACGAAAATATTAGTCCACGAGCTCAGTTAGAgaaaatcatcataaaaaaagatGCTAAGCAGACTTCAGAGAGCTATCAGTTTGGCCCTTTTGCTCCAGCTTATGTGCCCAAAGTTGGAACCTCTGAAAATAATAGTGTGAAAAAGGTGCATGACTGGGACAGCCTCGCACAGGAGCATCGTCCTCAATATCAAAACCAAGGTTAG
- the LOC100818090 gene encoding E2F transcription factor-like E2FE isoform X5 — MTSLSTHHTYSRKQKSLGLLCTNFLSLYNKEGVRLVGLDDAASRLGVERRRIYDIVNVLESVGVLTRKAKNQYTWKGFCAIPAALQELKDEGLKENPGSFDDSNDNAKVSDDEEEEEETFPNINIGSQSEKENPDYTATVKSSKNENRREKSLALLTQNFVKLFVCSNFEMISLDEAAKLLLGNANNRTKVRRLYDIANVLSSMNLIEKL; from the exons ATGACTTCTTTGTCTACCCATCACACCTATAGCCGAAAGCAAAAATCTCTCGGCCTCCTCTGCACcaa TTTTCTGAGTTTGTACAACAAAGAAGGTGTGCGCCTGGTCGGTCTCGATGACGCAGCTTCGCGGTTAGGTGTAGAAAGACGTCGGATCTACGACATCGTTAATGTTTTAGAGAGTGTCGGT gTGCTAACCAGAAAAGCTAAGAATCAGTATACTTGGAAAGGATTTTGTGCAATTCCTGCTGCCTTACAAGAACTTAAG GATGAAGGTTTGAAGGAGAATCCTGGATCATTTGATGACTCCAATGACAATGCAAAA GTGTCTGAtgatgaggaggaggaagaagaaacaTTTCCTAATATTAACATTGGGAGTCAGAGTGAGAAGGAAAATCCTGATTACACTGCTACTGTCAAATCCTCCAAGAAtg AAAACAGAAGGGAAAAATCTCTGGCATTGCTTACTCAGAATTTTGTCAAGCTTTTTGTCTGCTCTAAT TTTGAAATGATCTCCCTTGACGAAGCTGCAAAGTTGTTGCTTGGAAATGCCAACAATAGAA CAAAAGTCAGACGTCTATATGATATTGCGAATGTGTTATCCTCCATGAACCTAATCGAGAAG
- the LOC100818090 gene encoding E2F transcription factor-like E2FE isoform X1, whose protein sequence is MTSLSTHHTYSRKQKSLGLLCTNFLSLYNKEGVRLVGLDDAASRLGVERRRIYDIVNVLESVGVLTRKAKNQYTWKGFCAIPAALQELKDEGLKENPGSFDDSNDNAKVSDDEEEEEETFPNINIGSQSEKENPDYTATVKSSKNENRREKSLALLTQNFVKLFVCSNFEMISLDEAAKLLLGNANNRTKVRRLYDIANVLSSMNLIEKTHTTNTRKPAFRWLGVRGKTWGGSVDLAQNSNVKESRKRMFGTDIGNISFKRNKVDLSMDGQNSKMQNQHENISPRAQLEKIIIKKDAKQTSESYQFGPFAPAYVPKVGTSENNSVKKVHDWDSLAQEHRPQYQNQGLTLKEDDREWT, encoded by the exons ATGACTTCTTTGTCTACCCATCACACCTATAGCCGAAAGCAAAAATCTCTCGGCCTCCTCTGCACcaa TTTTCTGAGTTTGTACAACAAAGAAGGTGTGCGCCTGGTCGGTCTCGATGACGCAGCTTCGCGGTTAGGTGTAGAAAGACGTCGGATCTACGACATCGTTAATGTTTTAGAGAGTGTCGGT gTGCTAACCAGAAAAGCTAAGAATCAGTATACTTGGAAAGGATTTTGTGCAATTCCTGCTGCCTTACAAGAACTTAAG GATGAAGGTTTGAAGGAGAATCCTGGATCATTTGATGACTCCAATGACAATGCAAAA GTGTCTGAtgatgaggaggaggaagaagaaacaTTTCCTAATATTAACATTGGGAGTCAGAGTGAGAAGGAAAATCCTGATTACACTGCTACTGTCAAATCCTCCAAGAAtg AAAACAGAAGGGAAAAATCTCTGGCATTGCTTACTCAGAATTTTGTCAAGCTTTTTGTCTGCTCTAAT TTTGAAATGATCTCCCTTGACGAAGCTGCAAAGTTGTTGCTTGGAAATGCCAACAATAGAA CAAAAGTCAGACGTCTATATGATATTGCGAATGTGTTATCCTCCATGAACCTAATCGAGAAG ACCCATACAACAAACACAAGAAAACCAGCATTCAGGTGGTTGGGTGTGAGGGGAAAAACATGGGGTGGATCAGTTGACTTggctcaaaattcaaatgtcaAAGAGTCACGGAAAAGGATGTTTGGAACTGACATTGGAAACATAAGTTTTAAAAGGAACAAAGTTGATTTGTCCATGGATGGCCAGAATTCTAAAATGCAAAATCAACACGAAAATATTAGTCCACGAGCTCAGTTAGAgaaaatcatcataaaaaaagatGCTAAGCAGACTTCAGAGAGCTATCAGTTTGGCCCTTTTGCTCCAGCTTATGTGCCCAAAGTTGGAACCTCTGAAAATAATAGTGTGAAAAAGGTGCATGACTGGGACAGCCTCGCACAGGAGCATCGTCCTCAATATCAAAACCAAG
- the LOC100499787 gene encoding uncharacterized protein codes for MANHWLRPEVYPLFAAVGAAVGICGFQLVRNICINPEVRVNKEGRKAGVLENFAEGEKYAEHFLRKYVRNRTPEIMPSINSFFADPSRN; via the exons ATGGCAAACCACTGGCTCAGACCCGAG gTGTATCCACTGTTCGCTGCGGTTGGTGCCGCTGTTGGGATCTGTGGATTCCAATTGGTTCGTAATATCTGCATCAACCCTGAAGTCag GGTGAACAAGGAGGGAAGAAAGGCAGGAGTGTTGGAGAACTTTGCTGAGGGAGAGAAGTATGCTGAGCATTTCCTGAGGAAGTATGTGCGCAACAGAACTCCTGAGATTATGCCCTCCATCAACAGCTTCTTTGCTGACCCAAGTCGCAACTAA
- the LOC100818090 gene encoding E2F transcription factor-like E2FE isoform X3 → MTSLSTHHTYSRKQKSLGLLCTNFLSLYNKEGVRLVGLDDAASRLGVERRRIYDIVNVLESVGVLTRKAKNQYTWKGFCAIPAALQELKDEGLKENPGSFDDSNDNAKVSDDEEEEEETFPNINIGSQSEKENPDYTATVKSSKNENRREKSLALLTQNFVKLFVCSNFEMISLDEAAKLLLGNANNRTKVRRLYDIANVLSSMNLIEKTHTTNTRKPAFRWLGVRGKTWGGSVDLAQNSNVKESRKRMFGTDIGNISFKRNKVDLSMDGQNSKMQNQHENISPRAQLEKIIIKKDAKQTSESYQFGPFAPAYVPKVGTSENNSVKKVHDWDSLAQEHRPQYQNQAWSSTTSS, encoded by the exons ATGACTTCTTTGTCTACCCATCACACCTATAGCCGAAAGCAAAAATCTCTCGGCCTCCTCTGCACcaa TTTTCTGAGTTTGTACAACAAAGAAGGTGTGCGCCTGGTCGGTCTCGATGACGCAGCTTCGCGGTTAGGTGTAGAAAGACGTCGGATCTACGACATCGTTAATGTTTTAGAGAGTGTCGGT gTGCTAACCAGAAAAGCTAAGAATCAGTATACTTGGAAAGGATTTTGTGCAATTCCTGCTGCCTTACAAGAACTTAAG GATGAAGGTTTGAAGGAGAATCCTGGATCATTTGATGACTCCAATGACAATGCAAAA GTGTCTGAtgatgaggaggaggaagaagaaacaTTTCCTAATATTAACATTGGGAGTCAGAGTGAGAAGGAAAATCCTGATTACACTGCTACTGTCAAATCCTCCAAGAAtg AAAACAGAAGGGAAAAATCTCTGGCATTGCTTACTCAGAATTTTGTCAAGCTTTTTGTCTGCTCTAAT TTTGAAATGATCTCCCTTGACGAAGCTGCAAAGTTGTTGCTTGGAAATGCCAACAATAGAA CAAAAGTCAGACGTCTATATGATATTGCGAATGTGTTATCCTCCATGAACCTAATCGAGAAG ACCCATACAACAAACACAAGAAAACCAGCATTCAGGTGGTTGGGTGTGAGGGGAAAAACATGGGGTGGATCAGTTGACTTggctcaaaattcaaatgtcaAAGAGTCACGGAAAAGGATGTTTGGAACTGACATTGGAAACATAAGTTTTAAAAGGAACAAAGTTGATTTGTCCATGGATGGCCAGAATTCTAAAATGCAAAATCAACACGAAAATATTAGTCCACGAGCTCAGTTAGAgaaaatcatcataaaaaaagatGCTAAGCAGACTTCAGAGAGCTATCAGTTTGGCCCTTTTGCTCCAGCTTATGTGCCCAAAGTTGGAACCTCTGAAAATAATAGTGTGAAAAAGGTGCATGACTGGGACAGCCTCGCACAGGAGCATCGTCCTCAATATCAAAACCAAG
- the LOC100818090 gene encoding E2F transcription factor-like E2FE isoform X2, translating into MTSLSTHHTYSRKQKSLGLLCTNFLSLYNKEGVRLVGLDDAASRLGVERRRIYDIVNVLESVGVLTRKAKNQYTWKGFCAIPAALQELKDEGLKENPGSFDDSNDNAKVSDDEEEEEETFPNINIGSQSEKENPDYTATVKSSKNENRREKSLALLTQNFVKLFVCSNFEMISLDEAAKLLLGNANNRTKVRRLYDIANVLSSMNLIEKTHTTNTRKPAFRWLGVRGKTWGGSVDLAQNSNVKESRKRMFGTDIGNISFKRNKVDLSMDGQNSKMQNQHENISPRAQLEKIIIKKDAKQTSESYQFGPFAPAYVPKVGTSENNSVKKVHDWDSLAQEHRPQYQNQGVLTKQLQFI; encoded by the exons ATGACTTCTTTGTCTACCCATCACACCTATAGCCGAAAGCAAAAATCTCTCGGCCTCCTCTGCACcaa TTTTCTGAGTTTGTACAACAAAGAAGGTGTGCGCCTGGTCGGTCTCGATGACGCAGCTTCGCGGTTAGGTGTAGAAAGACGTCGGATCTACGACATCGTTAATGTTTTAGAGAGTGTCGGT gTGCTAACCAGAAAAGCTAAGAATCAGTATACTTGGAAAGGATTTTGTGCAATTCCTGCTGCCTTACAAGAACTTAAG GATGAAGGTTTGAAGGAGAATCCTGGATCATTTGATGACTCCAATGACAATGCAAAA GTGTCTGAtgatgaggaggaggaagaagaaacaTTTCCTAATATTAACATTGGGAGTCAGAGTGAGAAGGAAAATCCTGATTACACTGCTACTGTCAAATCCTCCAAGAAtg AAAACAGAAGGGAAAAATCTCTGGCATTGCTTACTCAGAATTTTGTCAAGCTTTTTGTCTGCTCTAAT TTTGAAATGATCTCCCTTGACGAAGCTGCAAAGTTGTTGCTTGGAAATGCCAACAATAGAA CAAAAGTCAGACGTCTATATGATATTGCGAATGTGTTATCCTCCATGAACCTAATCGAGAAG ACCCATACAACAAACACAAGAAAACCAGCATTCAGGTGGTTGGGTGTGAGGGGAAAAACATGGGGTGGATCAGTTGACTTggctcaaaattcaaatgtcaAAGAGTCACGGAAAAGGATGTTTGGAACTGACATTGGAAACATAAGTTTTAAAAGGAACAAAGTTGATTTGTCCATGGATGGCCAGAATTCTAAAATGCAAAATCAACACGAAAATATTAGTCCACGAGCTCAGTTAGAgaaaatcatcataaaaaaagatGCTAAGCAGACTTCAGAGAGCTATCAGTTTGGCCCTTTTGCTCCAGCTTATGTGCCCAAAGTTGGAACCTCTGAAAATAATAGTGTGAAAAAGGTGCATGACTGGGACAGCCTCGCACAGGAGCATCGTCCTCAATATCAAAACCAAG